A genomic region of Anaeromyxobacter sp. contains the following coding sequences:
- a CDS encoding pyridoxal-phosphate dependent enzyme, giving the protein MSPPRSPAAPPRVPLANLPTPLWPSPRLGRELGLELLWKRDDLTGLELSGNKARKLEFLLAEAEAAGADTLVTCGAVQSNHARATAFAAAARGLRCVLLLRTPDPSRPPPPEGNTLLDRLAGAEVRWLGPDQYRRRDEVMAGVARELTRAGRRPYLIPVGGSSALGCWGYLLAVAELRAQLPPAWVGRPITLVVACGSGGTAAGLALGLAASGWREARVVAFAVCDDAATFRGVISDLGRQALERWPGLAPAPPGALEVDDRFIGPGYAQTTPEGLALLRRVARTDGLLLDPVYTGKAFLGLVARAAELGPRVIFVHTGGAFGLLPLGARLLDEGGGPAPAAGL; this is encoded by the coding sequence GTGAGCCCCCCCCGCTCGCCCGCCGCGCCGCCCCGCGTCCCGCTGGCCAACCTGCCGACGCCGCTCTGGCCCTCGCCGCGCCTGGGCCGAGAGCTCGGCCTGGAGCTGCTCTGGAAGCGCGACGACCTGACCGGGCTCGAGCTCTCCGGCAACAAGGCCCGCAAGCTGGAGTTCCTGCTGGCCGAGGCCGAGGCAGCCGGGGCCGACACGCTGGTGACCTGCGGCGCCGTCCAGTCGAACCACGCCCGCGCCACGGCCTTCGCCGCCGCCGCGCGCGGGCTGCGCTGCGTCCTGCTCCTGCGGACCCCGGACCCGTCCCGCCCGCCGCCGCCGGAGGGGAACACCCTGCTCGACCGGCTGGCCGGCGCCGAGGTGCGCTGGCTGGGCCCGGACCAGTACCGCCGGCGCGACGAGGTGATGGCCGGGGTGGCGCGGGAGCTCACCCGGGCCGGGCGGCGCCCGTACCTCATCCCGGTGGGCGGGTCGAGCGCCCTGGGGTGCTGGGGGTACCTGCTGGCGGTGGCGGAGCTGAGGGCCCAGCTGCCGCCGGCCTGGGTGGGCCGGCCGATCACCCTGGTGGTGGCCTGCGGGTCGGGTGGCACGGCGGCAGGGCTGGCCCTGGGGCTGGCGGCCAGTGGCTGGCGCGAGGCCCGGGTGGTGGCCTTCGCGGTCTGCGACGACGCGGCCACCTTCCGGGGCGTCATCTCCGACCTGGGCCGCCAGGCGCTGGAGCGCTGGCCCGGCCTGGCGCCGGCGCCGCCCGGGGCGCTGGAGGTGGACGACCGGTTCATCGGACCGGGCTACGCCCAGACCACGCCGGAGGGGCTGGCGCTGCTCAGGCGGGTGGCCCGCACCGACGGCCTGCTGCTGGACCCGGTCTACACCGGCAAGGCCTTCCTGGGGCTGGTCGCCCGGGCCGCCGAGCTGGGCCCCCGGGTGATCTTCGTCCACACCGGCGGCGCCTTCGGGCTGCTGCCGCTCGGCGCCCGGCTGCTCGACGAAGGG
- a CDS encoding methyl-accepting chemotaxis protein, translating into MERATGQEARHRPDGGVSLRWRLAGMTGAAILLACGLQALAFFSFHSDASPADFLRAGLASLVAAGTGWGVAFLVVRATVQPLEELAATVTAIAGGELTRRVSRLDGLGEIGTLARSFDLMLGGLRGTLAELRDAAGKLDHEAADILGSVTRQAATATQQAAAITQTSTTASEIAQTAKQATEHADSVIQMTQRSEELSQEGLQVVEEAVDSSAALGEQVKRIAATMADLSDRTLQVGEIIATVKDLAEQSNLLALNASIEASKAGEHGRGFAVVALEMRNLAEQSKQAAVQVRAILSEIQKGAREASTATDEGASRAVRTVTLSRSAGEAIEGLAMVIRESALAARQIANNTRQQTIGVEQMVAAISELSTTINESAEGSRAIEQGANALTRVSRRLGDAVRRYRV; encoded by the coding sequence ATGGAGCGGGCGACGGGACAGGAGGCGCGCCACCGGCCCGACGGCGGGGTCTCGCTGCGCTGGCGGCTGGCCGGCATGACCGGCGCCGCCATCCTGCTCGCCTGCGGCCTGCAGGCCCTGGCCTTCTTCTCCTTCCACTCGGACGCCTCGCCCGCCGACTTCCTCCGGGCCGGCCTGGCCAGCCTGGTGGCGGCCGGCACCGGCTGGGGAGTGGCCTTCCTGGTGGTGCGGGCCACGGTGCAGCCGCTGGAGGAGCTGGCCGCCACCGTCACCGCCATCGCCGGTGGCGAGCTGACCCGGCGGGTCAGCCGCCTGGACGGCCTGGGCGAGATCGGCACCCTGGCGCGCAGCTTCGACCTGATGCTGGGCGGCCTGCGGGGCACCCTGGCCGAGCTGCGCGACGCCGCCGGCAAGCTGGACCACGAGGCGGCCGACATCCTCGGCAGCGTGACCCGCCAGGCGGCCACCGCCACCCAGCAGGCGGCCGCCATCACCCAGACCAGCACCACCGCCTCGGAGATCGCCCAGACCGCCAAGCAGGCCACCGAGCACGCCGACTCGGTGATCCAGATGACGCAGCGGTCGGAGGAGCTGTCCCAGGAGGGGCTCCAGGTGGTGGAGGAGGCGGTCGACTCCTCGGCGGCCCTGGGCGAACAGGTCAAGCGCATCGCCGCCACCATGGCCGACCTCTCCGACCGCACCCTGCAGGTGGGCGAGATCATCGCCACCGTGAAGGACCTGGCCGAGCAGTCCAACCTGCTGGCGCTCAACGCCTCCATCGAGGCCAGCAAGGCCGGCGAGCACGGCCGCGGCTTCGCGGTGGTGGCGCTGGAGATGCGCAACCTGGCCGAGCAGTCGAAGCAGGCGGCCGTGCAGGTGCGGGCCATCCTCTCCGAGATCCAGAAGGGGGCCCGCGAGGCCTCGACCGCCACCGACGAGGGGGCCTCGCGCGCCGTCCGCACCGTCACGCTGTCGCGCAGCGCCGGCGAGGCCATCGAGGGGCTGGCCATGGTGATCCGCGAGTCGGCCCTGGCCGCCCGGCAGATCGCCAACAACACCCGCCAGCAGACCATCGGGGTCGAGCAGATGGTGGCCGCCATCTCGGAGCTCTCCACCACCATCAACGAGAGCGCCGAGGGCTCGCGGGCCATCGAGCAGGGCGCCAACGCGCTCACCCGCGTCTCGCGGCGGCTCGGCGACGCGGTCCGCCGCTACCGGGTCTGA
- a CDS encoding DTW domain-containing protein, whose amino-acid sequence MGGPFPHAAVPPGRCPRCAFPPEACLCPEIPRLSTRWRFVILRHASEIPRMTNSGRWVALALTGSVLHDHARDGLPASEEGLQALIGEAPAALLFPSPHAPARPDDGLRTLVVPDATWSQARRMVQRLGPLRTLPRLSLAPGPAAARMREPTVAGGMSTLEAVAASLDLLGDAAAAASLRRLHQVAVERTLRLKGMWPPGRQRHPPYLP is encoded by the coding sequence GTGGGGGGGCCCTTCCCGCACGCCGCCGTCCCGCCCGGGCGGTGCCCGCGCTGCGCCTTCCCGCCCGAGGCCTGCCTGTGCCCCGAGATCCCGCGGCTCTCCACCCGCTGGCGCTTCGTCATCCTGCGCCACGCCAGCGAGATCCCGCGCATGACCAACAGCGGGCGCTGGGTGGCGCTGGCGCTCACGGGGTCGGTGCTGCACGACCACGCCCGCGACGGCCTGCCCGCCTCCGAGGAGGGGCTGCAGGCCCTCATCGGCGAGGCGCCGGCGGCGCTGCTCTTCCCCTCGCCGCACGCCCCGGCCCGCCCGGACGACGGGCTGCGCACCCTGGTGGTGCCGGACGCCACCTGGTCGCAGGCCCGCCGCATGGTGCAGCGGCTGGGGCCGCTGCGCACCCTGCCGCGCCTCTCCCTGGCGCCCGGGCCGGCCGCGGCCCGCATGCGCGAGCCGACCGTGGCCGGGGGCATGTCCACGCTGGAGGCGGTGGCGGCCTCCCTCGACCTGCTGGGCGACGCGGCGGCGGCCGCCAGCCTGCGGCGGCTGCACCAGGTGGCGGTGGAGCGGACCCTGCGGCTCAAGGGGATGTGGCCGCCCGGGCGCCAGCGCCACCCGCCCTACCTCCCATGA
- a CDS encoding alpha/beta fold hydrolase, giving the protein MTDPFRPAALLGHPDAQTIFANLWRPRPGPPMERQRWELPDGDFLDLRRATGLPPEAPVVVVCHGLEGSSRAPYVRGLCRALALRGLASLALDFRTCGGELNRLPRTYHSGETGDLSLVVERLAAERPGRPVLVAGFSLGGNVVVKYLGERGDRLPAEVRGGVAISVPFDLAASSRRLDGPGRLMWLYRERFLRRLRRKAAGKAASHPGTFDAAAVARATTFAEFDELMTAPLHGFASRHDYYARCSSGRFLAGVRRPLLALAAADDPMVPGETLPLAAARATPAVTLTVTAHGGHTAFVDGWWLRPGFWAERTAADYLAALVR; this is encoded by the coding sequence ATGACCGATCCCTTCCGCCCCGCCGCGCTGCTCGGCCACCCCGACGCGCAGACCATCTTCGCCAACCTGTGGCGCCCCCGCCCCGGGCCGCCGATGGAGCGGCAGCGCTGGGAGCTGCCGGACGGCGACTTCCTCGACCTCCGGCGCGCCACCGGCCTGCCGCCCGAGGCCCCGGTGGTGGTGGTCTGCCACGGCCTGGAGGGCTCCTCGCGGGCGCCCTACGTGCGCGGGCTGTGCCGGGCGCTGGCCCTGCGCGGGCTGGCCAGCCTGGCCCTCGACTTCCGCACCTGCGGCGGCGAGCTCAACCGCCTGCCGCGCACCTACCACTCCGGCGAGACCGGCGACCTCTCGCTGGTGGTGGAGCGGCTGGCGGCCGAGCGCCCCGGGCGCCCGGTGCTGGTGGCCGGCTTCTCGCTGGGCGGCAACGTGGTGGTGAAGTACCTGGGCGAGCGCGGCGACCGGCTGCCGGCCGAGGTGCGCGGCGGGGTCGCCATCTCGGTGCCCTTCGACCTGGCGGCCTCCAGCCGCCGCCTCGACGGACCGGGGCGGCTCATGTGGCTCTACCGGGAGCGCTTCCTGCGCCGGCTGCGCCGCAAGGCCGCGGGCAAGGCCGCCTCCCACCCCGGCACCTTCGACGCCGCCGCGGTGGCCCGGGCCACCACCTTCGCCGAGTTCGACGAGCTCATGACCGCGCCGCTGCACGGCTTCGCCTCGCGCCACGACTACTACGCCCGCTGCTCGAGCGGCCGCTTCCTGGCCGGGGTGCGCCGGCCCCTGCTGGCGCTGGCGGCGGCCGACGACCCCATGGTGCCCGGCGAGACCCTGCCGCTGGCGGCGGCGCGCGCCACCCCGGCGGTGACCCTGACGGTGACGGCCCACGGCGGCCACACCGCCTTCGTGGACGGCTGGTGGCTGCGCCCCGGCTTCTGGGCCGAGCGCACCGCCGCCGACTACCTGGCCGCGCTGGTCCGCTGA
- a CDS encoding acyltransferase family protein yields the protein MVVGHTLDALLSPAARLHPAAVGYWKARGLTAPLFLLVAGWAVTVAIRRGRARGAAIVRERLPRVLLLLAVGVALRWPGWGSAGLWAGDPAVWAHLLAFDALQVIAVAFLGAALVFAAGRPPLEERLLFALLVVVAVTFGMRAPPPLPAGLAALAWEQLVGGSSPFPLFPWVGYFYAGCLVGLGVGDGSRRATLGLAGLGAALVLATFWQGIGTAPPGEPALIAFRVGAILLLLAALAHLPARVAAALAPVGRLSLAVYALHVPVVYGWSTVPGLAWRIGPRLGAAGALGVALLVLLASVAAAWLLALAWRTGARLAAAARQRTSAAR from the coding sequence ATGGTGGTGGGCCACACCCTCGACGCCCTGCTCTCGCCGGCCGCCCGGCTCCACCCGGCGGCGGTGGGCTACTGGAAGGCGCGCGGGCTGACGGCGCCGCTCTTCCTGCTGGTGGCCGGCTGGGCGGTCACCGTGGCCATCCGGCGCGGCCGGGCCCGCGGCGCCGCCATCGTCCGGGAGCGGCTGCCGCGGGTGCTGCTGCTGCTGGCGGTGGGCGTGGCGCTGCGCTGGCCGGGCTGGGGATCGGCCGGGCTGTGGGCCGGCGACCCGGCCGTCTGGGCCCACCTGCTGGCCTTCGACGCCCTGCAGGTCATCGCGGTGGCCTTCCTCGGGGCGGCGCTGGTCTTCGCCGCGGGGCGGCCGCCGCTGGAGGAGCGGCTCCTCTTCGCCCTGCTGGTGGTGGTGGCGGTCACCTTCGGGATGCGCGCCCCGCCGCCGCTCCCCGCCGGCCTGGCGGCGCTGGCCTGGGAGCAGCTGGTGGGCGGCAGCTCGCCCTTCCCGCTGTTCCCGTGGGTGGGCTACTTCTACGCCGGCTGCCTGGTCGGGCTGGGGGTGGGCGACGGCTCGCGGCGGGCCACGCTGGGGCTGGCCGGCCTGGGCGCCGCGCTGGTCCTGGCCACCTTCTGGCAGGGCATCGGCACCGCGCCGCCGGGGGAGCCGGCGCTGATCGCCTTCCGCGTCGGCGCCATCCTGCTGCTGCTGGCCGCGCTGGCCCACCTGCCGGCCCGGGTGGCCGCGGCGCTGGCCCCCGTGGGGCGCCTCTCGCTGGCGGTCTACGCCCTGCACGTCCCGGTGGTCTACGGCTGGAGCACCGTCCCCGGGCTGGCCTGGCGCATCGGGCCGCGGCTGGGGGCCGCCGGGGCGCTCGGGGTGGCGCTGCTGGTGCTGCTGGCCAGCGTGGCGGCGGCCTGGCTGCTGGCCCTGGCCTGGCGGACCGGCGCGCGGCTGGCCGCGGCGGCCCGTCAGCGGACCAGCGCGGCCAGGTAG
- a CDS encoding cytochrome c, which translates to MKRIATALALSFLLAGAASAADGKALFTTKCTVCHGPDGKGQSAMGKKLGVKDLTVTALTAPQIEAMIAKGKGKMTGFEGKLKADEIKAVATFVKGGLK; encoded by the coding sequence GTGAAGCGCATCGCCACCGCCCTCGCCCTCTCGTTCCTGCTCGCCGGCGCCGCCTCGGCCGCCGACGGCAAGGCCCTGTTCACCACCAAGTGCACCGTCTGCCACGGACCCGACGGCAAGGGCCAGAGCGCCATGGGCAAGAAGCTGGGCGTGAAGGACCTGACGGTCACGGCGCTCACCGCGCCGCAGATCGAGGCCATGATCGCCAAGGGCAAGGGCAAGATGACCGGCTTCGAGGGCAAGCTGAAGGCCGACGAGATCAAGGCCGTGGCCACCTTCGTCAAGGGCGGCCTGAAGTAG